A stretch of the Aegilops tauschii subsp. strangulata cultivar AL8/78 chromosome 4, Aet v6.0, whole genome shotgun sequence genome encodes the following:
- the LOC109738027 gene encoding cyclin-dependent kinase A-1, with amino-acid sequence MEQYEKVEKIGEGTYGVVYKARDRATNETIALKKIRLEQEDEGVPSTAIREISLLKEMQHGNIVKLHDVVHSEKRIWLVFEYLDLDLKKFMDSCPEFAKSPALIKSYLYQILRGVAYCHSHRVLHRDLKPQNLLIDRRTNALKLADFGLARAFGIPVRTFTHEVVTLWYRAPEILLGARQYSTPVDVWSVGCIFAEMVNQKPLFPGDSEIDELFKIFRVLGTPNEQTWPGVSSLPDYKSAFPRWQAEDLATVVPNLEPVGLDLLSKMLRFEPNKRITARQALEHEYFKDMEMVQ; translated from the exons ATGGAGCAG TACGAGAAGGTGGAGAAGATTGGGGAGGGCACGTACGGGGTGGTGTACAAGGCCCGGGACAGGGCCACCAACGAGACCATCGCGCTCAAGAAGATCCGCCTGGAGCAGGAGGACGAGGGCGTCCCCTCCACCGCCATCCGCGAGATCTCGCTCCTCAAGGAGATGCAGCACGGCAACATCGTCAA GCTGCACGATGTTGTCCACAGCGAGAAGCGCATATGGCTCGTCTTTGAGTACCTGGATCTGGACCTGAAGAAGTTCATGGACTCCTGTCCAGAGTTTGCCAAGAGTCCCGCCTTGATCAAG TCATATCTCTATCAGATACTCCGCGGCGTTGCTTACTGTCATTCTCATAGAGTTCTTCATCGAGATTTGAAACCTCAGAATTTATTGATAGACCGGCGTACTAATGCACTGAAGCTTGCAGACTTTGGTTTAGCAAGAGCATTTGGAATTCCTGTCCGTACATTTACTCATGAG GTAGTGACATTATGGTACAGAGCTCCTGAAATCCTTCTTGGGGCAAGGCAGTATTCCACACCAGTTGACGTGTGGTCAGTGGGCTGTATCTTTGCAGAAATGGTGAACCAGAAACCACTGTTCCCTGGCGATTCTGAGATTGATGAACTATTTAAGATATTCAG GGTACTCGGCACTCCAAATGAACAAACTTGGCCAGGCGTGAGCTCCTTGCCTGACTACAAGTCCGCCTTCCCCAGGTGGCAGGCAGAG GACCTTGCAACCGTTGTCCCCAATCTTGAACCTGTTGGCCTGGACCTTCTCTCG AAAATGCTTCGGTTTGAGCCAAACAAGAGGATCACGGCTAGGCAGGCTCTTGAGCATGAGTACTTCAAGGACATGGAGATGGTACAGTGA
- the LOC109738026 gene encoding uncharacterized protein — MGFRRRGPLLPLLLLLLGLVATALAADSASASEGDADPLYRACFEECQRTGTLKEDSIKHCVVPTDDQPADKAWYAHEPLYLQWKEWNCNSECRYHCMMEREQEREELGLGPVKYHGKWPLKRASVFQEPLSAALSALTLLVQFNGWLSFFLLLSYKLPLRPETHATYYEYTGLWHINALLAMNSWFWCAIYHSCDTAWTEKLYLSSAAAFLGYSLILAILRTSNLRDEASRVMVAAPILAFVTTHILYLNFYELDKGLNMKVCTVISVAQLLLWTVWAAITRHPSRLKVIFVAIGGVLSLYLEAHDVPPRWGYVDGHAICLAMAIPLSYLWWSFAKEDAEMRTAAIMKKKR, encoded by the exons ATGGGGTTCCGCAGGAGAGGGCCGCTGCtgcctctgctgctgctgcttcttggCCTCGTCGCCACGGCCTTGGCTGCggactccgcctccgcctccgagGGCGACGCCGATCCGCTCTACAG AGCTTGCTTCGAAGAATGTCAAAGGACTGGCACCCTGAAAGAGGATTCTATTAAACACTGTGTTGTGCCGACTGATGACCAGCCTGCTGACAAAGCATGGTACGCGCACGAGCCATTGTACCTGCAGTGGAAGGAGTGGAACTGCAACAGCGAATGCCGATACCATTGTATGATGGAAAGAGAGCAGGAAAGGGAAGAGCTTGGGCTAGGGCCCGTCAAGTATCATGGCAAATGGCCTCTCAAACGTGCTTCTGTGTTTCAG GAACCTCTTTCAGCAGCTCTATCTGCTCTGACTCTTCTCGTGCAGTTTAATGGATGGCTATCGTTTTTCCTCTTGCTTTCTTACAAGCTGCCTCTTAGGCCAGAAACTCATGCCACATACTATGAATACACCGGATTATGGCACATTAACGCGCTCTTGGCCATGAATTCGTGGTTCTGGTGTGCCATATATCACAGTTG TGACACTGCTTGGACAGAAAAGCTGTACTTGTCATCAGCTGCTGCTTTTCTTGGTTACTCCCTCATATTGGCCATACTGCGAACTTCAAATCTAAGGGATGAAgcttcaagagtgatggttgcagCTCCAATTCTGGCTTTTGTGACAACCCACATTTTATACCTCAACTTCTACGAACTCGACAAAG GCCTGAACATGAAGGTTTGCACTGTTATTAGCGTTGCTCAGCTCCTTCTGTGGACAGTGTGGGCTGCCATCACAAGGCATCCTTCACGCCTCAAGGTCATCTTTGTTGCCATCGGCGGTGTCCTCTCACTATACCTGGAAGCCCACGATGTCCCTCCGCGATGGGGATATGTTGATGGTCACGCAATCTGCCTCGCCATGGCCATCCCCCTGTCGTACCTCTGGTGGAGCTTCGCCAAGGAAGACGCCGAGATGCGCACGGCGGCAATTATGAAGAAGAAACGATAA